A window of Candidatus Tanganyikabacteria bacterium genomic DNA:
CCGCGAGATGTCGGCCGCCAGGAACCATTCGAGATCGGCGGGCGTTCCCAGCCCGTACATGCCGGCCCGATCGCGGCCGATGTTGTGGATCGCCAGGTTCGCACCGCCGGCCAGCAGTTCGTTGTAGACCGGCGCGACGTAGAACTCGCCGTTGACGCGCAGATCCCTGGCGATCATCCGCTTTGCACCGGCCACGAAGTCGCGGCCGTGGCGGAAGTTGTAGATGCCCACGGTCGCCTCGTTCGAGACGACCCGCTTCTCGACGACCTCGCACGGCCGGCCGGCCGGGCCGAGGCGCACGAACGACCACTTGGGATCGTCGGCCCACATGGTCATGATAAGGCCGTCAGCCGCTCCGATGACTGCCAAGTAGGCGTCGATGGACACGTCGACCCACTGGTCGCAGTTGGCGATCATCAGGCCGTCCGCCGAATCGATGAGGTCCTCGGCCAGCAGCACGGTGCACGCCGCCCCCGCCGTGACTCGATCGACCGGAACCACCTCGCAGCCCGGCGCCCAGCGGCGCAGGTGTGCCGCCAGGCCGTATCGATCCAGGTGCTCCCTGAGGCACAGGAAGATGAAGCGGTGAGGCCGGGGCGGCCGGATGTTCCCGATCACCAGTTCGGTCATCGGAACGCCATGCACCGGGATGAGGGGCTTGGGCAGGTCGTAGCCTGCGTCCGCGAAGCGGCTGCCGCGGCCGGCCATGGGAACGACGACGTTCAGCATGCGACCTCGCGGAGGTACTTGTCGGCGGTTGCGCCGGGCAGTTTCACGACGACGCTGGTGGCGTCGGTCAGGGCGTGGAAATCGGTCTCCTCGCCCGGTTCGACTACGACGATGTCGCCGGCCTCGTAGCGCGTGCCGGCCATCTCGACCGCACCCGCCACGATGACGGTGATCTCGGTGGCGATCTTGTGGTGGTGCCACTCCTCGCGATCTCCGGCCCGGTAGGTCTTGACCGCGACCTCGACGGCTCCGGTCTGCAGGACCGACGGCGAGAAGTTACCGACGAACCAGCCTCTTGTCATGGAGGCGAGTCGGGCTGTCCGCATGCGTTACCTCGGTGCGCAGGAAGTCCTCGTACTGCCGGACCCCCCGGGGATTGGCGAGTGAATGGTAGGCCTGGCGCGGGACCCGGAAGATGCCGATGCGGGCCTGCCGCAGGATGAGCTGGTTGTAGGCCGGACACACGTAGAACTGCCCGTTGACCTGATCGTCCTTGCGGATCATCTCGGTGGCCGCGTAGACGAAGTCCCGGCCGCGAGCGAACCAGTAGACGCCCGCCGTGGCGAGGTTGCTGATGGGCCGCTTCTCGGCGGTCTCGACCACCAGGTCGGCCTCGCCCAGCTTGACGTACGACCAGCGCGGGTGGACGGCGTCGAAGACCACGATGCCCCCGTCGAGGCCGCGGCGCTCGAAATCGGCGATCGCCCGTCCCAGATCCAGCGAGAGCAGGCAGTCGCCGTTGATCACCAGGAGCGGCTCGTCCGTGTTGACGTACTCGACCGCCAGCAAGGCCGTGCACGCCGCTCCGCCCGTGATACCGTCGATCTCGACAATGTGCGCTTCTGGCGCCAGCAGCCTGATGACCGAACCCGTGTGGACCTGCTGATTCTCCTCCTTGCGGATGCAGCAGATCAGCGAGTTGCCTCGCTTGATGAGCGGCCGGAGACTCTCGATGACGCGCTGCACGAGCGGCAACTCGTGAATCTCCGTCAGGTTCTTAGGGTAGACGTAGCCGGCTTCCCTGAACGCGTCGTCGCCGCCGGCCATCAGCAGCAGGAGGTTCATGCCGCGCTCCGCTCGCCCTGCCGGACGTGCGCGAGGAGATTGTGGTAGGTCACGTCGAAGACCGAGCCCACGACCATCAGATGGGCACCGCTGGCTTGCGCGGCCGCGATGCCGTTGGCGTTGTCCTCCACGACCAGGCACTCGTGGGGCGGCAGTCCAAGTCGCTCGAAGGCCGTGAGGTAGATCTCCGGATCGGGCTTGGCCTTCTGCACGTCCTGGTTGCTCAGGACCACATCGAGGTAAGGCAGGAGGTTCGCGCGCTCGAGCATCGCCTCCACGGATTTTCGCACCGCGTTGGATGCCACGGCGAGGCGGAATCCTGTTGCCTTGAGGGACGAGAGGGCGTATTCGTGCTGGAACACCGGCTTGCAGCGGGCGTTGACTATTTCCATGGTGTAGACCTGCTTGAGATCGTTCAGGAAGCCGTGGAGGGCCCGGGGAAGGCCGCGCTCCAGCGTGAGCATCTCGAGTTTCTTGCGGGTCGGCAGGCCGTCGAAGGTCACCAGGTGGTCGTAGCGATTGATGGCGTAGCCGAAGAGGCTCAGGGCGCGGTTCAGCGCCTCGAAATGCCAGTCCTTGGCGTCGATGAGGACGCCGTCCATGTCGAAGACCACGCCCCTAATGGGCATCGAAGTACTCCTTGGCCTGCTCGGGGTAGTCGGTGCAGAGCATGAGATCGGCCCGCGGGCCCCACTCGCGGAGCTTCGCCCAGAAGGCCTCGTGCGGCCGGCGATGGAGGTCGGGCGAGACCAAGCACACCCGCTTGCCAGCTTGCAGGTGCCTGGCCACGTCGTCCTCGCTCACCCAGTCGTCTTCGAAGCAGTCGACCCAGATCCCCGTCACCTTGTCGTACAGCGCCGGTTCTGGCTCGTACTCGCTCTGGCGAGAGAAGACGGCGAACTCTCTCCGCAAGTACGGCAAGGTGTCGGGGACGGACATGTCGAAGACGAAGTAGTTGTCTATCTTGAACCCGGCAAGCAGGTTCTCGAGGAGCGGTTGCAGGCCATCGGCCTTGATGTTGAGGGCGAGCGGCAGGCCGTAGCCCAGTTCCCTGTAGACCTTGAAGAAGACCTCGGCGGGGAGCGCCTCCTCGGTGGCCGGATCGTGGGAGATCACCAGCCGGCCGTCCTGGTCGCGCAAATCGGTCTCCGTGCCGAAGCCGAGCGCGAACGACCGGGCGAACGCCTGCGCGGTGTTCTTCTCGGCGGGCGCCTTCCAGCACCCGCGATGGCTCAGGATCTGCATGAGCCCGGTCACCTCCCACCCCTCCCGGGGACTGTGATTATGGTCGGCAGGTCTCGCGTTTTATTTATGGGGAATTTCCGGCCCAGGCACCTTGGACCTTCCGGTGGGTCGAGGAGCCGGGTACAACCGAAGCGAGTGAAGATCAAGCGGGTGATCGAGACCCTCAATCGAATGGCCCAAGAAGGCGTCATCGATACGTATGCGATCGGCGGCGCGGTCGGGGCCACATTCTTCCTGGAGCCCATCGCCACCCAGGACATCGATGTCTTCGTCGCCTTCCGGCCCGAGCCAGGCAGGACGCTGGTCAGTCTCGAACCGGTCTATCGCTACCTGATCGCGCAAGGCGCCACTACCGAAGGAGAGTACCTCATCATCGACGACTGGCCGGTGCAGTTCCTTCCCGCGACCGACGCTCTGGCCGAAGATGCCTTGGCCCAAGCCATGCCGATCGAAGTCGAGGGAGCACCTACAAAGGTCTTTCGAGCAGAGCACCTCGCGGCGCTCGCCCTTCAGACAGGCCGGGCGAAGGACAAGGCGAGAGTCCTGGCGTTTCTCGAGGCCGAGGTAATGGATTTCGAGATGTTCGAGGCCATCGTCGAGCGCTTCGGCTTGCGCGAGAAATGGGACCGGTTCAAGCTTCAGTTCGAGGTCGAAGGCTAGTGCGCTTCGGATTCGAGAAGGTCGAGAGGAGCAAGTTGGAGCGCCGCAAGCGTATGGCCTCCTTGCCCTTCGCCGAGAAACTCAGGATTCTCGACGCCCTCCGGGAACGGGATCAGGCCTTACGAGCGAGCCGGCAGGCGAAAGGCCCCCGAACCGCTCCGGAAGCCGACGCAGGCACCTGATATCCCTCGCGGCAGGCATCGCGCTAGTTCCGAAGGCTGATTCGCGGCCGGCCGGCTCCGGCCCAGAATCGGGCCGCGAATCAGAAGCTTTTTGCCCGCCGCTCTCAACTATTCCGGGAACCGACCGAACATAAACAAGGATTCCGGTCACAACCCGAGGGGAGGGGCGCATGGGACCGCTCACCGTCTGCCTGGTCGTCAACCTGTACCCACCCTTCAGCCTGGGCGGCGTCGAGAACTACGTGCGCTGGTTGGCCCGGTCCCTTTCCAGGCAGGGCTGCCGGGTGATCGTCTTCCACCCGACCGTCCTCGCCGACAAGGACGACTACGCCAGGGAATCCCGGGACGACGGCGACATTCGCGTATGGATGGTCAACCGGAAGCCTGACTCGCCGCATCCGATGTTCGGCGACTCGCGCCTGGAGCGCGTGTTCACCGAAGTCCTTACGGAAGAACGGGTCGAGGTGGTGCACTTCCAGCACCTGTGCGGCCATCTGGCGCCTTCCCTGGTCGAGACCGCCAAGCAACTGGGCCTTCCTACGGTCCTGACCCTGCATGATTCGTGGCTGTTCTGCGGGCGCGGCCACGCAATCGACTACCTGGGCAAGCCTTGCTCCGGTCCGGAATCGCTCGATAAGTGTGGCCGCTGTCAGGCCAACGGGGACGAAGGACGGCAGTACCAGCATGCCGTGATGAC
This region includes:
- a CDS encoding glycosyltransferase family 2 protein, which codes for MNLLLLMAGGDDAFREAGYVYPKNLTEIHELPLVQRVIESLRPLIKRGNSLICCIRKEENQQVHTGSVIRLLAPEAHIVEIDGITGGAACTALLAVEYVNTDEPLLVINGDCLLSLDLGRAIADFERRGLDGGIVVFDAVHPRWSYVKLGEADLVVETAEKRPISNLATAGVYWFARGRDFVYAATEMIRKDDQVNGQFYVCPAYNQLILRQARIGIFRVPRQAYHSLANPRGVRQYEDFLRTEVTHADSPTRLHDKRLVRR
- a CDS encoding cupin domain-containing protein is translated as MRTARLASMTRGWFVGNFSPSVLQTGAVEVAVKTYRAGDREEWHHHKIATEITVIVAGAVEMAGTRYEAGDIVVVEPGEETDFHALTDATSVVVKLPGATADKYLREVAC
- a CDS encoding HAD family phosphatase — its product is MPIRGVVFDMDGVLIDAKDWHFEALNRALSLFGYAINRYDHLVTFDGLPTRKKLEMLTLERGLPRALHGFLNDLKQVYTMEIVNARCKPVFQHEYALSSLKATGFRLAVASNAVRKSVEAMLERANLLPYLDVVLSNQDVQKAKPDPEIYLTAFERLGLPPHECLVVEDNANGIAAAQASGAHLMVVGSVFDVTYHNLLAHVRQGERSAA
- a CDS encoding glycosyltransferase family 2 protein, yielding MLNVVVPMAGRGSRFADAGYDLPKPLIPVHGVPMTELVIGNIRPPRPHRFIFLCLREHLDRYGLAAHLRRWAPGCEVVPVDRVTAGAACTVLLAEDLIDSADGLMIANCDQWVDVSIDAYLAVIGAADGLIMTMWADDPKWSFVRLGPAGRPCEVVEKRVVSNEATVGIYNFRHGRDFVAGAKRMIARDLRVNGEFYVAPVYNELLAGGANLAIHNIGRDRAGMYGLGTPADLEWFLAADISRKAVARALAA